Proteins encoded together in one Chitinophaga sp. LS1 window:
- a CDS encoding transposase, which translates to MFKGVKVDSFHNHFPSEEASLQYLSDFKWQQGYRCKKCGGQLWWKGKRMFDGRCQECNYNESQQQAACSTN; encoded by the coding sequence ATGTTTAAAGGGGTGAAAGTAGATAGTTTTCATAACCACTTTCCAAGCGAAGAAGCCTCTCTTCAATACCTCTCAGACTTTAAGTGGCAGCAAGGTTACAGGTGTAAAAAGTGTGGCGGTCAACTGTGGTGGAAAGGTAAAAGAATGTTTGACGGGCGATGCCAGGAATGTAATTATAATGAATCCCAACAGCAGGCAGCTTGTTCCACAAATTGA